One window of Paenibacillus sp. FSL K6-3182 genomic DNA carries:
- a CDS encoding DapH/DapD/GlmU-related protein gives MSTVYNRLSFGKLLAVLKGAAILPIKASSAGRLGRISGKLTLRNKGRFIVGKNVSFHAKPLPSSVTVEKQAELWVGDNVFFNYGLDIGCTKSIRIGSNTIIGPMVNIIDTNFHPVDMEDRAGSKDIVISDNVWIGRGAVILPGVTIGSGSVIAAGSIVTRDIPNNVLAGGAPAKIIRELQITKEWVRRYN, from the coding sequence ATGAGCACCGTATATAATCGATTAAGCTTCGGCAAGCTCCTGGCTGTATTAAAGGGGGCTGCCATACTGCCAATTAAGGCGAGTTCAGCTGGCAGGCTTGGCCGTATTTCTGGAAAGCTGACCTTACGAAACAAAGGGCGGTTCATCGTTGGGAAAAACGTTTCTTTCCATGCGAAGCCGCTGCCTTCTTCAGTTACCGTAGAGAAGCAGGCGGAGCTTTGGGTAGGGGATAATGTGTTTTTTAATTATGGCCTCGACATTGGCTGCACGAAGTCGATCCGAATTGGCAGCAACACGATTATCGGTCCGATGGTGAACATTATCGATACGAACTTCCACCCCGTAGATATGGAAGACCGAGCTGGCAGCAAGGACATCGTCATCTCGGACAATGTGTGGATTGGACGCGGAGCTGTTATTTTGCCTGGCGTAACGATTGGCAGCGGTTCAGTCATTGCTGCAGGCAGCATCGTAACGCGGGATATTCCGAATAATGTGCTGGCAGGCGGTGCACCCGCAAAGATTATTCGCGAGCTCCAGATTACGAAGGAATGGGTTCGCAGATATAACTAA
- a CDS encoding glycosyltransferase: protein MSRSKTNVLFVTHADKKGGAEQSLIHLINYLDTSKYRIFLLSPRDATYLNEIRSDYVHFPLQLGSIKKKLGLGYIETVLKIQSFVRKNRIDIVHANGWRAPWYTAPLKFMTKSKLIWHHRDYTHLRMFNQVLPKFFDQVICISHFVANSIQGSNKTIIYNGVDPELALTRKSRAFMEDDTLIIGTFGRIVEWKRYHLMIEAVKKLSDSNRNNWKLLIVGDASVDGSDDYYNDMIQKVLSYGLEHHVVFYGYSKKPLDVMKECDLTINFSLNEPFGRVIIESMLVETPVIVADSGGAPEIIHHTRGGFIVKDGDVEELYQTMRSVYDGEVDYEELSSQGYASVMSDFNMSSIAKKVESTYRELLAPNLKSEAAGGMVR, encoded by the coding sequence ATGAGTCGAAGTAAAACGAATGTGTTGTTTGTTACCCACGCGGATAAGAAGGGCGGCGCTGAGCAAAGCCTGATCCATCTCATCAATTATTTGGACACGTCAAAATATCGGATTTTTTTGTTAAGTCCTCGCGATGCGACATATCTAAATGAAATTAGATCGGATTATGTTCATTTTCCGCTGCAGCTGGGCAGCATTAAGAAAAAACTAGGCTTAGGTTATATCGAAACGGTGCTTAAGATTCAGTCCTTTGTTCGTAAAAATCGCATCGACATCGTTCATGCCAACGGCTGGCGCGCACCTTGGTACACAGCTCCGCTAAAGTTTATGACGAAGTCAAAGCTGATCTGGCATCATCGCGACTATACCCATTTGCGTATGTTCAACCAAGTGCTGCCGAAATTTTTTGATCAGGTAATATGCATTTCGCATTTTGTAGCCAATTCGATTCAGGGCAGCAACAAGACTATCATTTATAACGGTGTTGATCCAGAGCTTGCTTTGACGAGAAAGAGCAGAGCCTTTATGGAGGATGATACACTCATCATCGGCACGTTCGGCCGGATTGTGGAATGGAAAAGATACCATCTCATGATCGAGGCAGTGAAGAAACTGAGCGACAGCAATCGGAACAATTGGAAGCTGCTCATCGTGGGCGATGCATCCGTTGACGGGTCGGATGACTATTACAATGACATGATCCAAAAGGTGCTGTCCTACGGCTTGGAGCATCATGTGGTCTTCTATGGCTACAGCAAAAAACCGCTAGATGTGATGAAGGAATGTGATTTAACGATAAACTTCTCCCTTAACGAGCCGTTTGGCAGAGTTATTATTGAATCGATGCTCGTTGAAACGCCAGTTATCGTTGCAGATTCGGGCGGAGCGCCAGAAATTATCCATCATACGAGAGGCGGCTTCATCGTGAAGGACGGCGATGTAGAAGAGCTGTATCAGACGATGAGAAGCGTTTACGATGGGGAAGTTGATTATGAGGAACTATCAAGCCAAGGTTATGCAAGCGTAATGAGCGACTTTAACATGAGCTCCATTGCGAAGAAGGTGGAGTCGACATATCGTGAGCTGCTTGCGCCAAACTTAAAATCGGAAGCGGCAGGCGGGATGGTCAGATGA
- a CDS encoding sugar phosphate nucleotidyltransferase, with protein sequence MKIVLLSGGSGKRLWPLSNESRSKQFLKVLKDESGERESMVQRVWGQITKAGLREHAYIATSKPQVDMIHSQLGSEIEVIVEPERRDTFPAIALAATYLYSVQGVSLNETVVVMPVDPYVEQSFFHKTKELELVLNESGADLALMGVKPTYPSEKYGYIVPELAAEANNYVNVNSFREKPREEEAAAMIEQAALWNCGVFAFKLDFLINILIANELPIQYDEMLKQYGKMPKNSFDYEIVEKSNHIVALPYEGDWKDLGTWNTLTEEIETPLIGKGIISGDSTNTHVINELDIPITLLNVSNVIVAASPDGILVSDKAASPMIKEVMKHSDQRPMYEERRWGRYRVLDYLKYPDGKEVLTKRICVAPERNLSYQYHLLRDEVWTIVAGHGVMVLNGRSFEVKSGDVLTISKESLHSLRAETEMDIIEIQTGTELIEEDIVRLAFDWNEIMQLCTV encoded by the coding sequence ATGAAGATTGTTCTTCTATCCGGAGGCTCGGGCAAGCGGCTGTGGCCGTTGTCGAACGAATCGAGATCCAAGCAGTTTTTGAAGGTGCTAAAAGACGAGAGCGGCGAGCGTGAATCGATGGTTCAGCGCGTATGGGGACAAATCACGAAGGCGGGTTTACGCGAGCATGCTTATATCGCAACAAGCAAGCCGCAGGTAGATATGATCCATAGTCAGCTCGGAAGCGAGATTGAAGTGATCGTCGAGCCGGAAAGAAGGGACACCTTCCCCGCTATCGCGCTCGCAGCAACCTATTTATATTCGGTGCAAGGTGTAAGCTTGAATGAAACAGTCGTTGTCATGCCAGTTGATCCCTACGTGGAGCAATCGTTTTTCCATAAGACGAAGGAGCTTGAGCTGGTTTTGAATGAATCGGGAGCAGATTTAGCGCTTATGGGCGTGAAGCCAACGTATCCTTCGGAAAAATACGGTTATATCGTTCCTGAGCTTGCAGCTGAGGCGAACAATTATGTCAATGTAAACAGCTTTAGAGAAAAACCCCGCGAAGAAGAAGCGGCAGCCATGATTGAGCAGGCTGCACTTTGGAACTGCGGGGTTTTTGCATTCAAGCTTGATTTTCTCATTAACATTCTGATTGCTAATGAACTGCCGATTCAATACGACGAGATGCTGAAGCAATACGGGAAGATGCCGAAAAACAGCTTTGACTATGAAATCGTAGAAAAGTCCAATCATATCGTGGCATTGCCATATGAGGGCGATTGGAAAGACCTTGGAACTTGGAACACCTTGACCGAGGAAATTGAAACGCCGCTTATTGGAAAAGGGATTATTTCGGGAGATTCAACGAACACGCATGTCATTAATGAGCTCGACATCCCGATTACTCTGCTGAATGTATCGAATGTCATTGTAGCGGCGAGTCCGGACGGAATTTTGGTATCGGACAAAGCGGCTAGTCCTATGATCAAGGAGGTCATGAAGCATTCCGACCAGCGTCCGATGTATGAGGAGCGTCGTTGGGGCCGCTATCGTGTGCTTGATTATTTGAAATATCCCGACGGCAAGGAAGTGCTGACTAAACGAATATGCGTTGCGCCAGAACGGAACTTAAGCTATCAATATCATCTGCTGAGAGACGAGGTATGGACGATTGTTGCCGGACATGGCGTCATGGTGCTGAATGGTCGAAGCTTTGAAGTGAAATCGGGCGATGTGCTAACGATATCGAAAGAAAGCCTTCATAGCCTGCGCGCAGAAACAGAAATGGACATTATCGAAATTCAGACAGGGACGGAGCTTATTGAAG
- a CDS encoding glycosyltransferase family 4 protein: MKMLVVCSDFPYPADHGGRVDTWGRIKVLAELGWKIHLLVCGKQMPSKEEMDTVYNYVEEITLCDRRSKLADLLHVIPMQVQSRSELSNVELAGDYDYVLLEGDYVYPVLQNPKIKHDTVILRVHNDEAVYFKALANSTKNVVHKMYYHMESRKFTILQKKMLEKVDKYLFISSKEFESFRKQHPAAKSLFLPPPVTKVNFEASDFRSKHVVFIGSLFMPNNREAIQWYLEHIHPLMLKEPDYKFIIAGNSRKQSLSWLESYNLKNVIVHDTPKSLDEIYRSGYLFVNPMQNGAGVKLKTIEAIQNGLPVISTSIGYEGTGLVDNEHIMVADRPEQFYGKIKQLFDDPQRAKSLLESSQSFLRTHYNHKEVLKTYMQSLNVSYPVKQVL; the protein is encoded by the coding sequence ATGAAGATGCTTGTGGTGTGCAGTGATTTTCCCTATCCCGCCGATCATGGCGGAAGGGTAGACACATGGGGAAGAATCAAGGTGCTCGCTGAGCTTGGCTGGAAAATCCACTTGCTCGTTTGCGGCAAGCAGATGCCATCTAAGGAAGAAATGGACACAGTATATAATTACGTGGAAGAGATTACGTTATGTGATCGAAGAAGCAAGCTGGCTGATCTGCTGCATGTTATTCCGATGCAGGTGCAGTCGCGTAGTGAACTAAGTAATGTAGAGCTGGCAGGAGATTATGATTATGTACTTCTTGAAGGCGACTATGTGTATCCGGTTTTGCAAAATCCAAAAATCAAACATGATACGGTTATCCTACGAGTGCATAACGATGAAGCGGTCTATTTCAAGGCGCTAGCCAATAGCACTAAAAACGTCGTTCACAAAATGTATTACCACATGGAGAGCCGCAAATTCACGATTTTGCAAAAAAAAATGCTGGAGAAGGTGGATAAATACTTGTTTATATCGAGCAAGGAATTTGAAAGCTTCCGCAAACAGCATCCTGCTGCAAAAAGCTTGTTCCTTCCGCCTCCGGTTACGAAGGTCAACTTCGAAGCTAGTGATTTTCGCAGCAAGCATGTCGTGTTCATTGGTTCCCTATTTATGCCGAACAACCGAGAAGCAATTCAGTGGTATCTGGAGCATATCCACCCGCTGATGCTGAAGGAGCCGGACTATAAGTTCATCATAGCAGGGAACAGCAGAAAACAGAGCCTCAGCTGGCTCGAGAGCTACAACCTAAAGAATGTCATTGTACATGATACGCCAAAGAGTTTGGATGAAATATACCGAAGCGGCTATTTATTCGTTAACCCGATGCAGAACGGAGCAGGCGTCAAGCTGAAGACGATTGAAGCGATTCAGAACGGCTTGCCGGTTATTTCCACCTCCATCGGCTACGAGGGAACAGGACTTGTAGATAACGAGCATATCATGGTCGCTGATCGGCCGGAGCAATTTTATGGGAAAATCAAGCAGCTATTCGATGATCCTCAAAGGGCAAAATCATTGCTGGAGTCATCGCAAAGCTTCTTGCGCACCCATTACAATCACAAAGAAGTATTGAAGACATATATGCAATCCTTGAACGTCAGTTATCCAGTAAAGCAGGTGCTCTAA
- a CDS encoding oligosaccharide flippase family protein: MAQLAISKAWRGNGLVQTIMRTSATNLLVMVISTLTSIVTARMFGVVGKGEFSAILFWPTLLAGLVGFGLPTSLIYNMKQNKGSGSDFVRAGFLFQIPVSIIIGVVAWVWLPVWLGNYPADIIQITRWYTVLMLPILLAINLISALAQSTGKFNIYNGVRLLVPLCNLVGLLGLWAIGDLSLHNASLVFLVTSVLVVSWSLYSLRETLQMNWLKGLGNRLAAKALFGYGSKVFGVELLGTLYTQFDKLVILSMLTARELGLYTVVYALSRVFNVVQMAITNVVFPKVTGMEKSAIIATVGRAFRLSMLLMTIVVIPSMFIGRYLMGILFGAPFLEASGAFYLLSFECILGGGSWILASSFNAMGRPGLVLVRQLIALAATIGLFFLFTPLYGLNGIALALLIGAVIRLVVTLASMRIIFQVKLSGMLFDKNDFRFLIERLKDKKQRKGAR, encoded by the coding sequence ATGGCACAGCTTGCTATTTCTAAAGCGTGGAGAGGCAACGGCCTCGTTCAAACGATTATGCGCACGAGTGCAACGAACCTGCTAGTCATGGTTATCAGCACGCTGACTTCCATTGTGACGGCGCGTATGTTCGGCGTTGTTGGCAAGGGCGAATTTTCAGCCATTTTGTTTTGGCCAACGCTTCTCGCGGGTCTTGTTGGCTTCGGCCTGCCGACCTCTCTTATTTATAATATGAAGCAAAACAAAGGCAGCGGCAGCGATTTTGTTAGAGCTGGTTTTCTATTTCAAATTCCAGTCAGCATCATTATTGGCGTGGTCGCGTGGGTATGGCTGCCGGTATGGCTTGGCAACTATCCTGCTGACATCATTCAAATTACGAGATGGTATACGGTACTCATGCTGCCGATTCTGCTCGCTATCAATTTAATATCTGCGCTGGCGCAAAGTACTGGCAAGTTTAACATTTATAACGGTGTGCGTTTATTGGTTCCGCTGTGCAATCTGGTTGGGCTCTTGGGGTTATGGGCAATAGGTGATTTAAGCCTGCATAATGCTTCGCTTGTATTTCTCGTAACCAGCGTGCTTGTCGTTTCATGGTCACTCTATAGTTTAAGAGAAACGCTTCAGATGAACTGGTTGAAGGGACTCGGCAATCGGCTGGCAGCGAAAGCGTTATTCGGCTATGGCAGCAAAGTGTTCGGAGTGGAGCTTCTCGGTACGCTGTACACACAGTTTGACAAGCTTGTCATTCTATCGATGCTGACTGCTAGAGAGCTAGGGCTGTACACGGTCGTTTATGCGCTGTCCCGCGTATTCAATGTCGTACAGATGGCGATTACGAATGTTGTGTTCCCGAAGGTTACCGGCATGGAGAAATCAGCCATTATCGCAACGGTAGGCAGGGCGTTTCGGTTATCGATGCTGCTGATGACGATTGTAGTCATCCCGAGCATGTTCATCGGGCGTTATCTGATGGGCATCCTGTTCGGAGCGCCGTTCCTTGAAGCAAGCGGAGCCTTCTATCTGCTGTCGTTCGAATGCATTCTCGGTGGCGGCTCATGGATTTTGGCATCCTCGTTTAATGCAATGGGCCGACCTGGGTTGGTACTTGTCCGTCAGCTTATAGCCTTAGCGGCAACCATTGGATTGTTTTTTCTGTTTACACCCCTGTATGGGCTAAATGGAATTGCACTTGCTTTATTAATTGGCGCAGTCATTCGTTTAGTAGTGACGTTGGCCTCGATGAGAATTATTTTCCAAGTAAAGCTATCAGGGATGTTGTTTGATAAAAATGATTTCCGTTTTTTAATTGAGCGTTTGAAAGACAAAAAACAACGTAAAGGAGCGCGTTGA
- a CDS encoding polysaccharide pyruvyl transferase family protein — translation MQVEAQVHPMEGLKKMLLRITKVIPPGSSIYYIDYPVYNNGGDLLIMKGAEAFFKDNHIRVAARYSVLDFPDKLTIPNDQIIVLQGGGNFGDLYPVHQKLREKIVKDYPNHRIVLLPQTIFFEKEAEYDRTARIFNAHKDVHLFVRDTLSYGIAAQKFDKCCVYLSPDMAHQLWPILPKSSPGKELLCFFRTDIEKTSEQASFELAGRGDYLDWASLYNRVEKKSIKMIGQMMTKSGVPLPMQAIWGKYSDYLVDKAVKRFSGYRIVQTSRLHGHILSCLMDKPNTLLDNSYGKNSNYYNTWTSGIKSAQLVVKNEA, via the coding sequence ATGCAAGTTGAAGCACAGGTACATCCGATGGAGGGGCTCAAAAAGATGCTTCTCCGAATTACGAAGGTGATACCACCGGGTTCAAGCATTTATTATATCGATTATCCCGTTTACAACAATGGCGGCGATTTGCTCATTATGAAGGGTGCAGAGGCGTTTTTTAAAGACAATCATATCCGCGTGGCTGCGCGTTATAGCGTTCTTGATTTTCCAGACAAGCTGACCATTCCGAATGATCAAATTATCGTCCTTCAAGGCGGAGGCAACTTTGGTGATTTGTACCCGGTTCATCAGAAGCTGCGGGAGAAAATCGTAAAGGATTATCCTAATCACCGAATTGTACTGCTGCCGCAGACGATTTTCTTCGAGAAGGAAGCGGAGTATGATCGCACGGCGCGTATTTTTAACGCGCATAAGGATGTTCATCTTTTTGTGCGGGATACGCTGTCCTATGGGATAGCAGCTCAAAAATTTGATAAATGCTGCGTATACTTATCGCCGGATATGGCACATCAGCTGTGGCCGATTTTGCCCAAAAGCAGCCCCGGCAAGGAGCTGCTCTGCTTCTTCCGTACCGACATCGAGAAGACAAGCGAGCAGGCGAGCTTTGAACTGGCAGGGAGAGGCGATTATTTGGACTGGGCTTCCCTATACAATCGCGTCGAGAAAAAATCAATTAAGATGATCGGGCAAATGATGACGAAAAGCGGTGTCCCTCTGCCGATGCAGGCGATATGGGGCAAGTACTCCGACTATCTCGTAGACAAAGCGGTCAAGCGCTTCAGCGGCTATCGCATCGTGCAAACCTCTAGGCTGCACGGGCATATATTATCCTGCTTGATGGACAAGCCTAATACGCTGCTCGATAACTCATATGGCAAAAACTCGAACTACTACAATACATGGACCAGCGGGATCAAGTCAGCGCAGCTGGTGGTGAAGAACGAAGCATAA
- a CDS encoding sugar transferase, which translates to MTPPQYQDEAVIGVSDYYSNRRSAQQTVSMYSIIKRTIDIVGSLVGLILLSPLFIIIAILIKWEDPKGSVFFYQTRIGKDEKPFRMYKFRSMLTGAEDKLKDLLDKNEISGAMFKMKDDPRITKIGKIIRKTSIDELPQLLNVLRGEMSLVGPRPPLSREVAEYTEYDKQRLSVTPGCTGLWQVSGRNNLCFKQMVELDLTYIQKRCIWFDFKIMLRTVKTLVGSQDAF; encoded by the coding sequence ATGACACCTCCACAATATCAGGATGAAGCGGTAATCGGCGTTTCTGATTACTATTCGAATAGGCGCAGCGCTCAGCAAACGGTAAGCATGTATTCGATTATCAAACGCACGATTGACATTGTTGGTTCGCTAGTCGGTTTAATCCTGTTAAGCCCGCTGTTTATCATCATCGCTATCCTTATTAAGTGGGAGGACCCTAAAGGTTCTGTCTTCTTCTATCAAACAAGGATCGGCAAGGATGAAAAGCCGTTTCGCATGTACAAATTTCGCTCGATGCTGACGGGTGCCGAGGACAAGCTGAAGGATCTGCTGGATAAGAACGAAATTAGCGGTGCAATGTTCAAGATGAAGGATGATCCGCGCATTACAAAGATCGGTAAAATCATTCGCAAAACGAGCATCGATGAGCTGCCTCAGCTGCTGAACGTGCTGAGGGGCGAAATGTCCTTGGTTGGTCCAAGGCCGCCTCTTTCAAGGGAGGTAGCGGAATATACGGAGTACGACAAGCAGCGCTTGTCCGTAACGCCAGGCTGCACGGGACTTTGGCAGGTAAGCGGCAGAAACAATCTATGCTTTAAGCAAATGGTTGAGCTTGACCTAACTTATATTCAGAAGCGATGCATTTGGTTCGATTTCAAAATTATGCTGAGAACGGTGAAAACGTTAGTCGGCTCTCAGGATGCTTTTTAG
- a CDS encoding glycosyltransferase, whose amino-acid sequence MKVTVAICTHNRAKDTGEAIESVIAQSFEREQIEIVVIDNRSTDNTVEVVGKLAYRYGPSIRYIFENKLGLSVARNRAIKEANGEFILFLDDDALASRDWVQHIVNVFESDPAIGCVGGKIDPIWEAAEPDWIPEEHRSVFTILDYANDVKEMPAPSIPYGANVAFRSSVFHKYKPFREDLGRVGTNLLSSEESELIARIRESYKVYYTPYGSVQHKIAKERTTKKWFLKRIFWQGVSDAVKRQDRSLFAIVKHVIRMIQAIGTSLLSIFHFKKFISQVVKICYRNGSLVGILRYNGRG is encoded by the coding sequence ATGAAGGTAACGGTGGCCATCTGCACCCATAACCGGGCGAAGGATACGGGAGAGGCAATAGAGAGCGTAATTGCCCAAAGCTTTGAGCGGGAACAAATCGAGATTGTTGTAATCGACAACAGATCAACAGACAATACGGTTGAAGTGGTAGGCAAGCTTGCGTATCGGTATGGTCCAAGCATTCGGTATATTTTTGAGAACAAGCTTGGTTTGTCGGTAGCCCGCAATCGAGCGATTAAGGAAGCAAACGGTGAATTCATTTTATTTTTGGATGATGATGCGTTGGCTTCGCGGGACTGGGTGCAGCATATTGTGAACGTGTTCGAAAGCGATCCGGCGATAGGCTGCGTAGGCGGCAAAATTGATCCGATCTGGGAAGCGGCTGAGCCGGACTGGATTCCAGAGGAGCATCGATCGGTATTCACGATTCTTGATTATGCAAACGATGTGAAGGAAATGCCTGCACCGTCCATTCCATATGGCGCAAACGTCGCATTTCGGTCAAGCGTCTTTCATAAGTATAAGCCGTTCCGAGAGGATCTTGGACGGGTAGGCACAAACCTGCTCTCAAGTGAGGAAAGCGAGCTCATCGCACGGATTCGTGAAAGCTACAAAGTATATTATACGCCATATGGATCTGTTCAACACAAAATTGCCAAGGAGAGAACGACAAAAAAATGGTTTTTGAAGCGGATTTTCTGGCAAGGCGTGAGCGATGCGGTTAAGCGGCAGGATCGAAGCCTCTTTGCTATCGTAAAACATGTGATCCGAATGATTCAGGCGATTGGAACATCCTTGCTATCGATTTTTCATTTTAAGAAATTCATCAGTCAAGTCGTGAAAATATGTTATCGCAACGGGTCATTAGTCGGCATTCTGCGCTATAACGGTAGGGGTTGA
- a CDS encoding glycosyltransferase family 4 protein — protein sequence MKVWMWPKSSELNFYNDLLTDSLSSAGMEVKDLQHGKLALQVGQAKAGDIVHIHWMHHAYQNDNLLLFMVKSIIFIMTMIYLKLRKVQLVWTIHNLYPHQVKYKRLERYMRTIICKFCSKLLVASESIKRKVMMEFGVPASKLFVIKHGHYLGVYKPAGFNFRASYGISEEADVYLFLGAIKAYKGVEDLIEAFNAFKTRNTYLIIAGKADKQMESYLKRVEDKENIILDLRFIPNEAVADLISAVDVMVMPYKEITTSGSAILGLSFRKLIVMPDNDFIDEYFMEDMVVSYNPSDYNGLENAMKAALNVKREHKTPKYEEVLKELDWSAIAQRIKNVYQGWG from the coding sequence ATGAAAGTATGGATGTGGCCAAAATCAAGCGAATTGAACTTTTACAATGATTTATTGACCGATTCACTCAGCAGTGCAGGCATGGAAGTGAAGGATTTGCAGCATGGCAAGCTAGCACTTCAGGTCGGGCAAGCGAAAGCTGGCGACATTGTCCATATTCACTGGATGCATCATGCCTATCAGAATGATAATCTGCTGTTGTTCATGGTGAAATCGATCATATTTATAATGACGATGATTTATTTGAAGCTGCGAAAAGTGCAGCTGGTTTGGACGATTCATAACCTGTATCCGCATCAGGTGAAGTATAAGCGGCTGGAGCGTTACATGCGAACGATCATTTGCAAATTTTGCAGCAAGCTGCTGGTTGCTTCGGAGTCGATCAAACGTAAGGTTATGATGGAATTCGGAGTGCCGGCTAGCAAGCTTTTTGTCATAAAGCATGGTCATTATCTTGGCGTGTATAAGCCTGCAGGCTTCAACTTCAGAGCGTCTTATGGCATCAGCGAAGAAGCTGATGTTTATTTGTTTTTAGGGGCAATCAAAGCGTATAAGGGTGTCGAGGATTTAATTGAAGCGTTTAATGCATTCAAAACTCGAAATACCTATCTGATCATTGCGGGCAAAGCGGACAAGCAAATGGAATCCTATTTGAAGCGGGTAGAGGATAAGGAAAACATTATTTTGGACCTGCGCTTCATTCCAAATGAAGCAGTCGCTGACTTGATTAGCGCCGTTGATGTGATGGTGATGCCGTACAAGGAAATTACGACCTCCGGCTCTGCGATACTTGGCCTCTCGTTCAGGAAGCTGATCGTCATGCCGGACAATGATTTTATCGATGAGTATTTTATGGAGGATATGGTCGTGAGCTACAACCCAAGCGATTATAACGGTCTCGAAAATGCAATGAAAGCCGCGTTAAATGTGAAGAGAGAGCATAAGACGCCTAAGTACGAAGAAGTGCTTAAGGAACTCGACTGGAGCGCGATCGCACAGAGGATAAAAAATGTTTACCAAGGATGGGGATAA
- a CDS encoding glycosyltransferase family 4 protein: MARILHISEFTKGGIETHLNEVLSYQASRHDIFLMASEQNSSPESLQISQDRLCLYPYKRKPAYFVKAMKAIHRKVKDFKPDIVHVHGTFAGVFLRTLFFFKSKRPIVIYNAHGWAFLMDIKPWKQRIFALVEKTLALRTDFIINISRHEYEKAMHYGLPAAKSGVVYNGVSDTSEVSTPPFETDPDMIHLLYVGRFDRQKGFDLLLEVFNKHQFTNVRLYLVGDTVLKEVEYKFPENTIKIGWVDNSQIDRYMQSCDAVIIPSRWEGFGIVAIEALRNKKPVIASNRGALPEIISDGVNGYVFDFDNKQELADIIHELDKPKLRALGLAGWDIFQEKFHSDKMNNQIERLYEEALQKSSKPLSSAVKKYV; this comes from the coding sequence ATGGCAAGAATCCTGCATATTTCGGAGTTTACGAAGGGCGGTATCGAGACGCACTTGAACGAGGTGCTGAGCTACCAAGCGAGCAGACATGATATTTTTCTTATGGCTTCTGAGCAGAATTCGAGCCCTGAGTCGCTTCAAATTAGCCAAGATCGATTGTGCTTGTACCCTTACAAGAGGAAGCCGGCTTATTTTGTGAAAGCCATGAAAGCTATTCATCGTAAGGTAAAGGACTTCAAGCCTGATATTGTACATGTACACGGAACGTTCGCAGGTGTTTTCCTGCGGACGTTGTTTTTTTTCAAGAGCAAGCGCCCGATCGTCATCTATAATGCGCATGGCTGGGCTTTTCTGATGGATATAAAGCCGTGGAAGCAGCGGATATTCGCCTTAGTTGAGAAGACGCTCGCACTTCGGACTGATTTCATTATCAATATTTCGAGGCATGAATATGAGAAGGCCATGCATTATGGACTGCCAGCAGCCAAGTCGGGAGTCGTTTATAACGGCGTTTCGGATACGTCGGAAGTAAGCACGCCGCCTTTCGAGACTGATCCTGACATGATTCATCTACTTTATGTAGGACGCTTCGATCGGCAGAAGGGGTTTGATCTGCTGCTTGAGGTGTTCAACAAGCATCAGTTTACAAACGTTCGCCTATATTTGGTTGGCGATACTGTGCTGAAGGAAGTTGAATACAAGTTTCCTGAGAACACAATTAAGATCGGCTGGGTGGACAATTCTCAGATCGATCGTTATATGCAATCCTGTGATGCGGTCATTATTCCATCTCGCTGGGAAGGCTTTGGCATCGTCGCCATTGAAGCGCTGCGGAATAAGAAACCGGTTATTGCGAGCAATCGAGGTGCGCTGCCGGAAATTATTAGCGATGGCGTTAACGGTTATGTATTCGACTTCGATAATAAGCAGGAGCTGGCAGACATCATTCATGAGCTGGACAAGCCGAAGCTGAGAGCGCTTGGCTTAGCGGGATGGGACATTTTCCAAGAGAAATTCCATTCGGATAAAATGAACAACCAAATCGAGCGGCTTTACGAGGAAGCCTTGCAGAAATCAAGCAAACCGTTATCCTCCGCCGTCAAAAAATACGTCTAG